In one Babylonia areolata isolate BAREFJ2019XMU chromosome 12, ASM4173473v1, whole genome shotgun sequence genomic region, the following are encoded:
- the LOC143288065 gene encoding flotillin-2a-like — protein MGNIHTVGPNEALVISGGCCGAQGRKYIIGGWGWAWWMVTDTQSISLEVMTLNPVCESVETSEGVPVTVTGVAQCKIMRDPEILKNACEQFLGKSTAHIRGVVLQTLEGHLRAILGTLSMEAAYQDRDQFARLVREVAAPDVGKMGIEILSFTIKDIYDRVEYLSSLGRAQTANVKRDADIGVAEANRDAGIREAECEKTRMDTKFKADAAIADASREYQMKKAQFDTEVNTKRAEAELAYDLQSAKERQQIRSEEMEIEVVERRKQIDVEDKEIIRKEKELIATVKRPAEAAAYKMTQIAEGERFQTVEVARAEAEKIKLIGGSEAAAIEAVGKAEAERMRLKAAAYKQYGEAAMLSLVLETLPKVAAEVAAPLCRTEDIVMVGDHHVTSEVTCLLSQMPPAVQALTGVNMSKMISNISEA, from the exons ATGGGAAACATCCACACAGTTGGCCCAAATGAAGCGCTTGTTATTTCAG GTGGGTGTTGTGGTGCACAGGGTCGGAAGTACATCATTGGTGGCTGGGGATGGGCCTGGTGGATGGTCACGGACACTCAGTC CATATCACTGGAAGTGATGACACTGAACCCAGTGTGCGAGTCCGTCGAAACGTCAGAAGGCGTGCCAGTCACTGTGACAGGCGTAGCCCAGTGCAAAATCATGCGGGATCCAGAAATCCTGAAAAACGCCTGTGAACAGTTCTTGGGGAAGTCGACAGCACACATCAGGGGGGTGGTTTTGCAAACGTTGGAGGGTCATCTACGTGCCATTTTGG GTACGCTGAGCATGGAAGCGGCCTATCAGGACCGCGACCAGTTCGCCAGGTTGGTGCGAGAGGTGGCCGCGCCAGACGTTGGCAAGATGGGGATTGAAATTCTCAGCTTCACCATCAAAGACATCTACGACAGAGTGGAGTACCTGTCGTCCTTGGGTCGGGCTCAGACAGCCAACGTGAAGAGAGACGCTGACATTGGGGTGGCTGAGGCAAACCGTGATGCTGGCATCAGG GAGGCGGAGTGTGAGAAGACCAGGATGGATACCAAGTTCAAGGCTGATGCCGCCATTGCAGATGCGTCCAGAGAGTACCAGATGAAGAAGGCACAGTTTGACACTGAAGTGAACACCAAG cgtgcagaGGCAGAGCTGGCCTATGATCTGCAGTCCGCCAAGGAGAGGCAGCAGATCCGGAGCGAGGAGATGGAGATAGAGGTGGTGGAGAGACGCAAGCAGATTGACGTGGAGGACAAGGAGATTATCCGCAAAGAGAAGGAGCTCATCGCCACCGTCAAAAGGCCTGCCGAAGCTGCAGCTTACAAGATGACACAGATTGCAGAGGGCGAGAG GTTCCAGACAGTGGAGGTGGCCAGAGCAGAGGCTGAGAAGATCAAGCTGATTGGCGGATCTGAAGCTGCCGCCATTGAAGCGGTGGGGAAGGCGGAAGCAGAACGCATGAGGCTGAAGGCCGCAGCCTACAAGCAGTACGGAGAAGCTGCAATGCTCAGCTTGGTCCTGGAGACACTGCCCAAG GTGGCAGCAGAGGTGGCAGCACCCCTTTGCCGGACGGAGGACATAGTGATGGTGGGGGATCATCATGTGACGTCAGAGGTCACCTGTCTGCTGAGTCAGATGCCACCCGCTGTGCAGGCCCTTACCGGGGTCAACATGTCAAAG ATGATAAGCAACATCAGTGAGGCATGA